A single window of Granulibacter bethesdensis DNA harbors:
- a CDS encoding sarcosine oxidase subunit delta, whose translation MLLITCPYCGQRPELEFTYGGEAHLVRPADPALLSDEEWTAYLYMRSNPKGEHAERWRHAHGCGRFFNAVRDTRTDVILSTYKIGESRS comes from the coding sequence ATGCTGCTGATAACCTGTCCTTATTGCGGTCAGCGACCCGAACTCGAATTTACCTATGGCGGGGAAGCGCATCTGGTTCGCCCAGCCGACCCTGCCTTGCTCAGTGATGAGGAATGGACCGCCTATCTCTACATGCGCTCCAACCCCAAGGGAGAGCACGCGGAACGGTGGCGGCACGCTCATGGCTGCGGCCGCTTCTTCAACGCGGTGCGTGATACCCGCACCGACGTCATCCTCAGCACCTACAAAATCGGCGAGTCCCGCTCATGA
- a CDS encoding sarcosine oxidase subunit beta family protein, giving the protein MQKFSAFSLIRNTLGGHRGWQRQWRDPEPKAAYDAVIIGGGGHGLGAAYYLAKEHGLRNIAVLEKGWIGGGNTGRNTTIIRSNYLFDESAALYDHALKLWEGLTQELNYNVMFSQRGVLMLAHNVHDVQSFKRHVHANRLNGVDNEWLTAEEAKDFCPPLNISNNMRHPVLGAALQRRAGTARHDAVAWGYARAADALGVDIIQNCEVTGIRRNASGAVEAVETTRGVIRTPKIGVSAAGHTSMVLGMAGVRLPLESYPLQALVSEPVKPVFPCVVMSNTIHAYISQSDKGELVIGAGTDAYTSYTQRGGLHIATHTLDAICELFPMFRRMRMLRNWGGIVDVTPDRSPIIAKTSVPGLYVNCGWGTGGFKATPGAAHLLAYTIARDEPHKINAPFTIERFRDGFLIDEAAAAAVAH; this is encoded by the coding sequence ATGCAGAAATTCTCCGCTTTTTCCCTGATCCGGAACACGCTGGGCGGCCATCGCGGCTGGCAGCGACAGTGGCGGGATCCTGAGCCGAAAGCAGCCTATGACGCCGTGATCATCGGCGGGGGCGGGCATGGCCTCGGCGCCGCGTACTATCTGGCGAAGGAACATGGGCTGCGTAACATCGCCGTACTGGAAAAAGGATGGATCGGCGGCGGTAATACCGGCCGTAACACGACGATTATCCGTTCCAACTATCTGTTCGATGAAAGTGCCGCCCTGTACGATCATGCGCTGAAGCTCTGGGAAGGGCTGACGCAGGAACTGAACTATAATGTGATGTTCAGCCAGCGCGGCGTGCTTATGCTGGCCCATAACGTTCACGACGTGCAGAGCTTCAAGCGCCATGTTCACGCCAATCGTCTGAACGGCGTCGATAACGAGTGGCTGACGGCGGAAGAAGCAAAAGATTTCTGCCCACCCCTGAATATTTCCAACAATATGCGCCATCCCGTACTGGGGGCCGCGTTGCAGCGCCGGGCTGGAACGGCCCGTCATGATGCGGTGGCATGGGGTTATGCGCGGGCGGCTGATGCCCTTGGTGTCGATATTATACAAAATTGTGAAGTGACCGGAATCCGCCGGAATGCATCCGGCGCGGTAGAAGCGGTGGAAACGACACGCGGCGTGATCCGCACCCCGAAAATCGGCGTATCCGCCGCGGGCCATACCAGCATGGTGCTGGGTATGGCGGGTGTTCGCCTGCCTCTCGAAAGTTATCCATTGCAGGCGCTGGTGTCGGAACCGGTCAAGCCCGTCTTCCCGTGCGTGGTGATGAGCAACACCATTCATGCCTATATCAGTCAGTCCGACAAGGGCGAGCTGGTGATCGGGGCAGGCACCGATGCCTATACCAGTTACACGCAGCGCGGCGGCCTGCATATCGCCACCCATACACTGGATGCGATTTGCGAGCTGTTCCCGATGTTCCGCCGCATGCGCATGCTACGTAACTGGGGTGGTATCGTCGATGTGACGCCGGACCGCTCTCCGATTATCGCGAAAACATCGGTACCCGGCCTGTATGTGAATTGCGGCTGGGGCACAGGCGGGTTCAAGGCCACGCCGGGCGCGGCCCATCTGTTGGCCTATACCATCGCCCGTGACGAGCCGCACAAAATCAACGCCCCGTTCACCATCGAGCGGTTCCGGGACGGATTCCTGATCGACGAAGCGGCCGCTGCTGCGGTTGCGCATTAA
- the choX gene encoding choline ABC transporter substrate-binding protein, whose amino-acid sequence MLNSVTARLRAVLMAGVGFGLFASTVAQADPSSCRKVRLSDIGWTDVSATTAVTAELLKDLGYRPDVALLSLPVTYRSLADKQLDVFTGNWMPSGAADRKPYEASLDIIGPNLTGAKYTLAVPAYLYDAGLHDFADINKFADKLGNKIYGIEPGNDGNRQILEIIGSNANNLGKFKLIESSEQGMLAEIDRKIRNKEPIVFLGWEPHPMNTLYKIKYLTGGDKQFGPNYGGAEIFTNTWKGYSEKCPNVGKLLHNMHFSLEGENKMMDAIMNHHVDPPKAAKAWLRSNPDTVKTWLDGVTTYDGSPGWEAVKAKLGG is encoded by the coding sequence ATGCTGAATTCCGTGACTGCGCGCTTGCGCGCGGTCTTGATGGCCGGGGTGGGTTTCGGCCTGTTTGCCAGCACTGTGGCCCAGGCTGATCCCTCTTCCTGTCGTAAGGTGCGCCTGTCCGATATCGGATGGACGGATGTTTCCGCCACCACGGCGGTGACGGCAGAGCTGCTGAAGGATCTCGGTTATCGTCCGGATGTGGCACTTCTGTCGCTCCCGGTCACATACCGGTCGCTTGCAGACAAGCAGCTGGATGTTTTCACCGGCAACTGGATGCCGTCAGGCGCTGCTGACCGGAAACCTTATGAGGCGTCCCTTGATATTATTGGCCCCAATCTGACTGGGGCTAAATATACGTTGGCTGTTCCCGCGTATCTCTATGATGCCGGGCTGCATGACTTTGCCGATATCAACAAGTTCGCCGACAAGCTCGGCAACAAGATTTATGGCATCGAGCCGGGCAATGATGGCAACCGTCAGATTCTGGAAATCATCGGCAGCAACGCCAACAACCTTGGCAAGTTCAAGCTGATCGAAAGCAGCGAGCAGGGCATGCTGGCGGAAATAGACCGCAAAATCCGGAACAAGGAACCAATCGTGTTTCTGGGATGGGAGCCTCATCCGATGAACACACTTTACAAGATCAAGTATCTGACGGGCGGTGACAAGCAATTCGGCCCGAATTACGGTGGTGCCGAAATCTTCACCAACACCTGGAAGGGCTATTCAGAAAAATGCCCGAATGTCGGGAAACTGCTGCACAATATGCATTTCTCGCTGGAGGGTGAGAATAAAATGATGGATGCGATCATGAATCATCATGTCGATCCACCGAAGGCTGCGAAAGCCTGGCTCCGCAGCAATCCCGACACTGTCAAAACATGGCTGGATGGCGTGACAACTTATGATGGTTCGCCGGGCTGGGAGGCCGTCAAGGCAAAACTGGGCGGCTGA
- the choW gene encoding choline ABC transporter permease subunit, whose product MEWITDWISDRKIPVGAWIAHLIDLLKHHSQGLFDAISIAVSAVINGFSALLLSVPGPLMIVLLAVLAYVMRRSVSIAVFTAAALLFILNQGYWDETMQTLALVLSSALVSTLIGVPLGIAAAHRPWLAQGMRPVLDLMQTLPTFVYLIPTLVLFGLGAVPGLISTVIFALPAPIRLTQLGISSVPRPLIEAGEAFGATRWQLLWKVELPGAKTMILAGLTQCIMLSLSMVVIAALVGAGGLGVPVVRALNTVRVDTGFEAGLAIVLLAIMLDRVFRPSEDQS is encoded by the coding sequence ATGGAATGGATTACCGACTGGATCAGTGACAGGAAAATTCCTGTCGGCGCATGGATTGCTCACCTGATCGACTTGTTAAAGCATCATAGTCAGGGCCTGTTTGACGCGATCTCTATTGCGGTCAGCGCTGTTATCAATGGCTTTTCTGCTCTGCTGTTGAGCGTGCCCGGTCCGCTGATGATCGTGCTCCTGGCGGTACTGGCCTATGTGATGCGACGATCTGTTTCCATTGCCGTGTTCACTGCGGCGGCCCTGCTGTTCATTCTGAATCAGGGCTATTGGGATGAGACGATGCAGACTCTGGCGCTGGTCCTGAGTTCCGCGCTGGTCTCCACTCTGATCGGGGTGCCGCTGGGCATTGCGGCGGCGCATCGTCCTTGGCTGGCGCAGGGGATGCGGCCGGTGCTGGATCTGATGCAGACCCTGCCGACCTTCGTTTATCTGATTCCAACCCTGGTCCTGTTCGGGCTGGGGGCGGTGCCGGGCTTGATTTCCACAGTGATTTTCGCACTGCCTGCCCCGATCCGTCTGACGCAGCTTGGTATTTCCTCCGTGCCGAGACCTCTGATCGAGGCCGGTGAAGCGTTTGGCGCAACGCGCTGGCAATTGCTGTGGAAGGTGGAACTGCCGGGGGCGAAGACCATGATTCTGGCCGGTCTGACCCAGTGCATCATGCTGAGCCTGTCCATGGTGGTGATCGCGGCGCTGGTGGGGGCCGGCGGTCTTGGTGTGCCGGTCGTGCGGGCACTCAATACGGTGCGCGTGGATACCGGGTTTGAAGCCGGGCTGGCGATTGTGCTACTGGCCATTATGCTGGATCGTGTGTTCCGCCCGTCTGAGGATCAATCATGA
- the choV gene encoding choline ABC transporter ATP-binding protein, whose protein sequence is MMISDKQDSPDAVSVPAVEFRDVDILFGGSTQTRREAISLVESGVSRADILERTGVVVGVAGANLKVGHGEISVLMGLSGSGKSTLLRAANGLNKVTRGSVLLRHGDNDVVDIASCDARTLRQARMERVAMVFQQFALLPWRTVRENVGIGLELRGVSTADRRVVVDEKLELVGLSAWADRYAHELSGGMQQRVGLARAFATDADILLMDEPFSALDPLIRAKLQDELLQLQSRVKKTIVFVSHDLDEALKLGNHITIMEGGRIVQTGTPEDIVLRPADHYVEEFVRHMNPLNVLCAETLMRPLSTFAREGDVVLLDSARTLKVALGGGDVILSASLNDVQVPVYEIESFDPENDGQVPQGIAAVPLSAGLRMVVNLRQATGYPVLLVDQGQLRGVCDDGEILKAFSGLERRSHQAVLPELV, encoded by the coding sequence ATGATGATCAGCGATAAACAGGACAGCCCGGATGCTGTTTCCGTTCCGGCCGTCGAGTTTCGGGATGTTGACATCCTGTTCGGCGGATCAACGCAAACCCGGCGTGAGGCGATCAGTCTGGTCGAGTCCGGTGTCAGTCGGGCAGATATTCTCGAACGCACAGGCGTTGTGGTCGGTGTCGCAGGGGCTAATCTGAAGGTCGGCCATGGTGAAATCAGTGTGTTGATGGGGCTGTCGGGTTCCGGCAAATCCACTCTTCTGCGTGCCGCAAACGGATTAAACAAGGTAACCCGCGGCTCCGTTCTGCTGCGTCACGGCGATAACGATGTTGTCGATATTGCCAGTTGCGATGCCAGAACGCTTCGTCAGGCCCGTATGGAACGGGTAGCGATGGTCTTTCAGCAATTCGCTTTGCTGCCCTGGCGCACAGTGCGGGAAAATGTCGGGATCGGTCTGGAATTACGTGGCGTTTCCACCGCCGATCGCCGTGTGGTGGTGGATGAGAAGCTGGAATTGGTCGGTCTGAGCGCATGGGCTGATCGCTACGCGCATGAATTGTCGGGTGGTATGCAACAGCGTGTCGGGCTGGCCCGTGCCTTCGCCACGGATGCTGATATCCTGCTGATGGATGAGCCGTTCAGCGCGCTGGATCCGCTGATCCGCGCCAAATTGCAGGATGAGCTGCTTCAGCTGCAAAGCCGTGTCAAAAAGACCATCGTGTTCGTCAGTCATGATCTGGATGAGGCACTGAAGCTCGGCAATCACATCACGATCATGGAAGGCGGTCGCATCGTGCAGACCGGTACGCCGGAGGATATCGTCCTGCGTCCTGCTGACCATTATGTCGAGGAATTCGTCCGGCACATGAACCCGCTGAATGTGCTGTGTGCCGAGACGCTGATGCGGCCACTATCGACATTCGCGCGGGAAGGCGATGTCGTGCTGCTGGATAGTGCCCGCACTTTGAAAGTCGCATTGGGTGGGGGGGATGTCATTCTTTCTGCTTCGTTGAACGACGTTCAGGTTCCGGTCTACGAGATTGAATCTTTCGATCCGGAGAATGATGGTCAGGTACCGCAAGGGATCGCGGCTGTGCCGCTGTCGGCCGGGCTGCGGATGGTCGTCAATCTGCGTCAGGCAACCGGCTATCCCGTGCTGCTGGTGGATCAGGGCCAGTTGCGGGGCGTGTGCGATGATGGTGAAATTCTCAAGGCATTCAGTGGGCTGGAGCGACGCAGCCATCAGGCCGTCCTGCCGGAACTGGTCTGA
- the folE gene encoding GTP cyclohydrolase I FolE, translated as MPETTRPSRQEAEQAVRTLLRWACDDPTREGLQETPSRVVRAYEEWFAGYHDDPVKVLERTFSETEGYDEIILLRGIRIESFCEHHMAPIIGRAHVAYLPRHRVVGISKLARVVEAFSKRLQIQEKLTAQIANTIDSVLQPHGVAVIVEAAHQCMTTRGVHKTGVSMVTSRMLGVFRTNPETRRELMAMINNPVQPSALG; from the coding sequence ATGCCGGAGACCACTCGCCCGAGCCGCCAGGAAGCCGAACAGGCTGTGCGTACCCTGCTGCGTTGGGCTTGTGACGATCCGACCCGCGAAGGTCTTCAGGAAACTCCCTCCCGCGTGGTTCGTGCGTACGAGGAGTGGTTTGCAGGCTATCACGATGATCCGGTGAAGGTGCTGGAACGGACATTCTCGGAAACCGAGGGATATGATGAGATCATCCTGCTTCGGGGTATCCGCATCGAGAGTTTCTGCGAACATCACATGGCTCCGATCATCGGTCGTGCCCATGTTGCCTATCTGCCGCGTCACCGCGTCGTGGGCATCAGCAAGCTGGCACGGGTGGTGGAAGCTTTCTCCAAGCGCCTGCAAATTCAGGAAAAGCTGACTGCGCAGATCGCCAATACGATCGACTCAGTCCTTCAGCCGCACGGCGTGGCCGTTATCGTCGAGGCTGCGCATCAATGCATGACGACTCGTGGCGTGCACAAGACCGGCGTCAGCATGGTCACCAGCCGCATGCTGGGTGTGTTCCGCACCAATCCCGAAACCCGGCGGGAATTGATGGCCATGATCAATAATCCGGTTCAGCCCAGCGCCCTCGGCTGA
- the apaG gene encoding Co2+/Mg2+ efflux protein ApaG: MSDHNAYVCVTRHIRVTVRPIYLADQSRPDGHHFVWAYRVCIANEGSSTVQLLQRTWHITNALGHTQHIHGDGVVGEQPVLEPGEEFNYTSGTPLDTPSGFMHGTYHMIETSSGEAFDITIPAFSLDSPHQNTKLH, from the coding sequence ATGAGCGATCACAACGCCTATGTCTGCGTGACCCGGCACATCCGGGTGACCGTCCGGCCAATCTATCTGGCCGATCAGTCCCGCCCTGATGGTCACCATTTCGTATGGGCCTATCGGGTCTGTATCGCCAATGAAGGTTCTTCCACGGTTCAGCTGCTCCAACGTACCTGGCACATCACCAATGCGCTGGGCCATACCCAGCATATTCACGGTGACGGCGTGGTGGGGGAGCAGCCTGTGCTGGAACCCGGTGAAGAATTCAATTACACGTCCGGCACACCTCTCGATACACCCTCCGGCTTTATGCACGGAACATATCATATGATCGAAACGTCCTCCGGTGAGGCCTTCGACATCACCATTCCGGCCTTCAGCCTCGACAGCCCCCATCAGAACACAAAGCTGCATTGA
- the metZ gene encoding O-succinylhomoserine sulfhydrylase: protein MTQFKNQPASHPAWRPATTLVHGGTERSHFGETAEVPFLSSGFVYDSAEQAENTFLGTEQHYQYSRFGNPTISVLEKRLTLLEGAEACRVTASGMAAVNAALLSHLKAGDRVVASRALFGSCYWIVANLLPRFGIEAVFVDGGDLDQWRDALATPTQLVLLETPSNPMLDVLDLRAIADLAHASGAIVVVDNVFATPLLQKPLELGADVVVYSLTKHADGQGRVLGGAVLGSNDWVENVLQPFTRNTGPTLSAFNAWVITKGLETLSLRVHAASASAARVADFLATRREVARVLYPFREDHPQSTLARQQMSAGGTLVTADLGDKETAFRVLNRLQLIAISNNLGDSKSLVTHPATTTHMRIGEAERARLGIGEGVIRLSVGLEDAEDLCADLAQALDGAA from the coding sequence ATGACACAGTTTAAAAACCAGCCTGCATCTCATCCCGCCTGGCGTCCTGCCACCACCCTTGTGCATGGCGGCACCGAGCGAAGCCATTTCGGTGAAACGGCAGAGGTTCCTTTTCTCAGCTCCGGCTTTGTCTATGACAGCGCGGAGCAGGCCGAAAACACCTTTCTGGGCACCGAGCAGCATTATCAGTATTCCCGCTTCGGCAACCCGACCATTTCGGTGCTGGAAAAACGTCTGACCCTGCTGGAAGGCGCTGAGGCCTGCCGGGTCACAGCCAGCGGCATGGCCGCGGTCAATGCAGCCCTGCTGAGCCATCTGAAAGCAGGTGACAGGGTTGTCGCCAGCCGTGCCCTGTTCGGCTCCTGCTACTGGATTGTCGCCAATCTCCTGCCGCGTTTCGGGATTGAGGCCGTTTTCGTCGATGGCGGGGACCTCGATCAATGGCGCGATGCGCTGGCCACACCAACACAGCTGGTTCTGCTGGAGACCCCCTCCAACCCCATGCTGGATGTGCTTGACCTGCGGGCCATTGCCGATCTGGCCCATGCATCGGGCGCCATCGTTGTGGTGGATAACGTCTTCGCCACGCCCTTGCTGCAAAAGCCGCTGGAGCTGGGGGCGGATGTCGTCGTCTATTCCCTGACCAAGCACGCGGACGGACAGGGGCGCGTGCTGGGGGGGGCTGTGCTCGGCAGCAATGACTGGGTGGAAAACGTGTTGCAGCCCTTCACCCGCAATACCGGCCCTACCCTGTCCGCTTTCAATGCATGGGTCATCACCAAAGGGCTGGAAACGCTGTCGCTGCGTGTCCATGCAGCCTCTGCCTCCGCCGCACGCGTGGCGGATTTTCTGGCCACCCGCCGGGAGGTGGCACGGGTGCTCTATCCGTTCCGCGAGGATCACCCGCAAAGCACATTGGCCCGACAGCAAATGAGCGCAGGCGGCACGCTGGTCACCGCCGATCTGGGAGATAAGGAAACCGCCTTCCGGGTGCTGAACAGGCTGCAACTGATTGCGATCTCCAACAATCTGGGCGACAGCAAATCCCTCGTAACCCATCCGGCCACCACAACCCATATGCGGATCGGGGAGGCGGAACGGGCCCGGCTGGGAATCGGGGAGGGCGTCATCCGCCTTTCTGTCGGGCTGGAGGATGCAGAGGATCTGTGCGCCGATCTGGCACAGGCATTGGACGGAGCTGCGTGA
- a CDS encoding ferritin-like domain-containing protein has product MPTSEKARDVFILGLRNQHAVENQAIELLQRQIGRLENYPDLSQRMVEHVNESQRQAERIEQLLIRYDSTYSVIKDAAMSLMANMAALGHAFAGDEILKNSFANLAFENYEIASYHALITLSELCEDPQATSSLNQSLEEEQSMALFIERHIDPTTRLYIARLEQDQTAGR; this is encoded by the coding sequence ATGCCCACATCAGAAAAAGCCAGAGACGTTTTCATTTTAGGTTTGCGTAATCAACATGCAGTCGAAAACCAAGCTATAGAACTTTTACAAAGGCAAATTGGCCGCTTGGAGAACTATCCTGATTTGTCACAGCGTATGGTCGAACATGTCAATGAATCCCAACGTCAAGCTGAGCGCATTGAGCAGCTTCTTATTCGGTACGATAGCACATATTCAGTGATTAAGGATGCTGCCATGTCCTTGATGGCCAATATGGCTGCACTGGGGCATGCCTTTGCCGGAGACGAAATTCTGAAGAATTCGTTCGCCAACCTTGCCTTTGAAAATTACGAAATTGCATCTTACCATGCATTGATCACTTTGTCAGAACTTTGCGAAGATCCGCAGGCGACGTCTTCTCTTAATCAGTCACTTGAAGAAGAACAGTCTATGGCGCTCTTTATCGAGCGTCATATTGACCCGACAACCCGTCTCTATATCGCTCGTCTTGAACAGGACCAGACAGCGGGTCGATAA
- a CDS encoding DUF6496 domain-containing protein → MAKQSKEQQATIRRVMHECKHGELKTRSEGGKNVQTHQQAIAIALHEAGATNQESSQKKQGKNEEKKKKKENSRWIKPKKEGKQSQDRILNPDHAHGKRK, encoded by the coding sequence ATTGCAAAGCAATCGAAAGAACAGCAGGCTACGATCAGGCGCGTGATGCATGAGTGCAAGCATGGTGAACTCAAGACGCGGTCAGAGGGTGGGAAGAATGTTCAGACCCACCAGCAAGCGATCGCAATTGCATTGCATGAAGCCGGTGCAACGAACCAGGAGTCATCGCAAAAAAAACAAGGAAAAAATGAAGAAAAAAAGAAAAAGAAAGAAAATAGCAGATGGATCAAGCCAAAAAAAGAAGGCAAGCAATCACAGGACCGAATATTGAATCCCGACCATGCGCATGGTAAACGGAAATAG
- a CDS encoding general stress protein, producing the protein MAQNRGFSAMSEKKQQDIASKGGRSVAPENRPFSKNHELAAEAGRKGGQNVAPEDRSFSKDHELAAEAGRKGGQNVAPEDRSFSKDHELAAEAGRKGGQSVSSEDRSFSKHPDLASEAGHKGGQASHGSHRGKEKS; encoded by the coding sequence ATGGCGCAAAATCGCGGCTTCAGTGCCATGAGCGAAAAAAAACAACAGGATATTGCATCAAAAGGCGGGCGCAGCGTCGCCCCAGAAAATCGACCCTTTTCCAAAAACCACGAACTGGCCGCTGAAGCTGGTCGTAAGGGGGGCCAAAATGTAGCTCCAGAAGACCGTTCTTTCTCCAAGGACCATGAATTGGCAGCAGAGGCTGGACGAAAAGGCGGTCAGAATGTGGCACCCGAAGACCGATCCTTCTCTAAGGACCATGAATTAGCTGCAGAAGCCGGTCGGAAGGGTGGCCAGAGCGTATCATCGGAGGATCGGTCTTTCTCCAAGCATCCAGACCTTGCTTCTGAAGCCGGACACAAAGGTGGCCAAGCCAGTCATGGCAGCCACCGTGGAAAGGAAAAAAGCTAG
- a CDS encoding DUF6328 family protein, translating to MINQYFHWVVRQLTASALLPFKTSAFETLHTASRLVHGGALLGVTLTIILLIIPAALRRIVWVGGDNIHFLRIGGTVIATALVPLALDLMGDSYVVIARNVRPRVAIITATCLVCLLLELGFGGQW from the coding sequence ATGATAAACCAATATTTCCACTGGGTGGTCAGGCAATTGACCGCCTCGGCGTTGCTGCCATTTAAAACCTCTGCGTTTGAAACACTGCACACCGCGTCGCGTTTGGTGCATGGCGGTGCCTTGTTGGGCGTGACGCTGACTATCATTCTGCTGATCATACCGGCTGCACTGCGCCGTATTGTCTGGGTGGGCGGGGACAATATCCACTTCCTGCGCATTGGTGGAACAGTCATCGCCACGGCACTTGTTCCCCTGGCTTTGGATCTAATGGGCGACAGCTATGTCGTGATCGCACGTAACGTGAGGCCGCGCGTCGCCATCATCACCGCCACCTGCCTCGTCTGCCTTCTGTTGGAGCTGGGGTTCGGCGGCCAATGGTAA
- a CDS encoding DUF6328 family protein, producing MARYSTQTGRKSHAGWGQNDAGRNPSLWAQIPLGFQFQAVFQDQFASLSLQAHAMAVVALVLMVLAIGLLITLSSYHRFAAYSHDKPIFPLGGQAIDRLGVAAI from the coding sequence CTGGCGCGATACAGCACCCAAACCGGACGCAAGAGCCATGCAGGATGGGGTCAAAACGACGCGGGACGAAACCCGAGCCTGTGGGCACAGATTCCGCTTGGCTTCCAGTTTCAGGCTGTCTTTCAAGATCAGTTTGCCAGCCTGTCACTACAGGCCCATGCCATGGCGGTCGTAGCGCTAGTGTTAATGGTGCTGGCCATTGGCCTTCTGATCACACTCTCCAGCTATCACCGTTTCGCGGCGTATAGCCATGATAAACCAATATTTCCACTGGGTGGTCAGGCAATTGACCGCCTCGGCGTTGCTGCCATTTAA
- a CDS encoding ferritin-like domain-containing protein: protein MKEMMAATNKIVTQTTFFLLVFHGRETKGLPARNFAWTVLLGVGALYRSDGKTAAIRAELGPSYDLNRKSEMEKIMPTKEKTLSDAFYETLKDIYFAEKQIVKALKKSEQVAQEPELRNAFETHRSESMQQIERLNQIFELIGKSPRSKTCEAMQGILAEMEEDLEEFGGSDSSDAVLIGTAQAIEHYEITRYGTLKTWAANLGLSEAEELLDETLQEEKRTDALLTEIATKLSNQRANSHSTK from the coding sequence ATGAAGGAAATGATGGCTGCCACAAATAAGATAGTTACGCAGACAACATTTTTTCTGCTTGTGTTTCATGGAAGGGAAACTAAAGGGTTGCCGGCACGCAACTTCGCTTGGACGGTGTTGTTAGGAGTGGGGGCCCTGTATCGATCGGATGGGAAAACAGCGGCGATACGGGCAGAATTGGGCCCGAGTTACGATTTAAATCGAAAAAGCGAAATGGAGAAAATCATGCCGACAAAGGAAAAGACTTTGTCTGACGCGTTTTATGAAACGCTGAAAGATATCTATTTTGCTGAAAAGCAAATTGTAAAGGCGCTGAAAAAATCTGAGCAAGTAGCGCAGGAACCAGAGTTGCGGAATGCCTTTGAGACACATCGAAGTGAGTCGATGCAGCAAATAGAGCGTCTCAACCAGATCTTCGAGCTGATAGGTAAGTCCCCACGCTCCAAAACTTGTGAAGCAATGCAAGGAATTCTTGCCGAGATGGAAGAGGATTTGGAAGAATTTGGTGGATCAGATTCGTCTGATGCAGTGTTGATTGGCACTGCTCAGGCGATTGAGCATTATGAAATTACCCGATATGGCACTCTAAAAACATGGGCAGCTAATCTTGGGCTTTCTGAAGCAGAAGAATTGTTAGATGAGACTTTGCAAGAAGAAAAGAGAACTGACGCTCTGCTGACTGAAATTGCCACTAAGCTTAGCAATCAGCGGGCCAATTCTCATTCAACGAAATAA
- a CDS encoding SDR family oxidoreductase, translating into MTGKTAETFSVQTQEPPGRTDAMRPKPDHGETTYKGSGRLNGKKALITGGDSGIGRAVAIAFAREGADVAIAYYNEHEDAQETASWVEQAGRKAILLSGDVADRQHCLMLIQRTVDEFGGIDILVNNAAHQKSIEKLDDIDEAEWDTTFRTNIYSMFFLSQAAVPHMKQGASIINTTSINADSPSAHLLAYATTKGAIANFTAGLGELLAPQGIRVNAVAPGPIWTPLIPSTMPPETVRTFGQNTPMGRAGQPAEVAPPYVLLASDEASYITAAIIPVTGGRPML; encoded by the coding sequence ATGACCGGAAAAACCGCAGAAACCTTTTCTGTACAAACACAAGAACCGCCTGGCCGGACTGATGCCATGCGGCCAAAGCCCGACCACGGTGAAACCACCTATAAAGGTTCGGGACGACTGAACGGAAAAAAAGCCTTGATTACTGGAGGCGATTCCGGAATTGGTCGAGCAGTCGCAATCGCCTTCGCACGCGAAGGGGCTGACGTTGCGATTGCCTATTATAACGAGCATGAAGATGCGCAAGAGACAGCATCATGGGTGGAACAGGCGGGGCGCAAAGCCATTCTGCTGTCAGGCGACGTAGCGGACAGGCAGCATTGTCTTATGCTGATTCAGCGGACAGTGGATGAGTTTGGCGGCATTGATATTCTCGTCAACAACGCTGCCCATCAGAAAAGCATCGAAAAACTCGACGATATTGACGAGGCTGAGTGGGATACTACGTTCCGCACTAATATTTACAGCATGTTCTTCCTCTCCCAGGCCGCTGTACCGCATATGAAACAGGGCGCTTCCATCATCAACACGACTTCGATCAATGCGGATTCCCCATCAGCTCATCTACTGGCATATGCGACGACCAAGGGTGCTATCGCAAATTTCACGGCTGGACTTGGAGAACTTCTTGCACCGCAGGGTATCCGTGTAAATGCCGTAGCCCCAGGACCCATCTGGACGCCACTGATCCCCTCGACAATGCCGCCCGAAACCGTGCGAACATTCGGCCAGAACACACCGATGGGTCGAGCCGGACAGCCGGCAGAAGTCGCTCCACCTTATGTTCTGTTGGCATCTGATGAAGCAAGTTACATTACCGCTGCCATTATTCCCGTCACTGGAGGTAGACCCATGCTGTAA